The Metabacillus schmidteae genome has a segment encoding these proteins:
- a CDS encoding class I SAM-dependent methyltransferase, producing MKSTDKFTDKAEVYAKYRPNYPDEYIEYLITKAKLNEECMIADIGSGTGILSRQFIERGFTVIGVEPNDDMRTVAEQSLKRFSRFISIKATAENTTINNNSLDLVTVAQAFHWFNKKKFRLECQRILKQDGKVALVWNSRDGSSDLNKESAEVCQKYCPNFKGFSGGIEETPDVYQQFFKDGKYDYKNFRNDLQIDFNGFLGRYLSASYSPKKIDKEYTPFIAALSNLFEKYSENGKIVIQNNTRSYLGKV from the coding sequence ATGAAATCAACGGATAAATTCACAGACAAAGCTGAGGTGTATGCAAAATACCGTCCTAATTACCCCGATGAATATATTGAATATTTAATCACTAAAGCTAAATTAAATGAGGAGTGTATGATTGCTGATATTGGCTCGGGAACTGGAATATTAAGCAGGCAATTCATTGAAAGGGGATTTACTGTAATCGGTGTGGAACCAAATGATGATATGAGAACCGTAGCGGAACAATCGTTGAAGCGGTTTTCCCGTTTTATCTCGATTAAGGCAACGGCAGAAAACACTACAATAAATAATAATAGTTTAGATTTAGTTACGGTTGCACAGGCATTTCATTGGTTTAACAAAAAGAAGTTCAGATTAGAATGCCAACGGATTTTAAAACAGGATGGGAAAGTGGCCCTTGTATGGAATAGCAGGGATGGTTCGAGCGATTTAAACAAGGAAAGTGCTGAAGTTTGCCAAAAGTACTGTCCAAATTTTAAAGGTTTTAGTGGTGGAATAGAGGAAACTCCAGATGTATATCAGCAGTTTTTCAAAGATGGAAAGTATGATTATAAAAACTTTCGAAATGACTTGCAAATTGATTTTAATGGATTTTTGGGTAGGTACTTATCCGCTTCCTATTCACCAAAAAAGATCGACAAGGAATATACCCCCTTCATTGCTGCATTATCGAATTTATTTGAGAAATACAGTGAAAATGGAAAAATAGTTATCCAAAATAATACAAGAAGCTATTTAGGAAAAGTGTAA
- a CDS encoding pyridoxamine 5'-phosphate oxidase family protein: MSNMMKQEEIETLRELIKDVDTAMLTTVTEEGLISRPMKTQEVEFDGDLWFFTKKETNKYEEILHDHDVNVAYAGKSYVSVRGRAEIVEDLEKKKELWSQTYEKIMQASYDDPNVVLIKVKAVAAEYWETGNFTKKIAFFYKRMTGQSSRSADINETIELNK, translated from the coding sequence ATGTCTAACATGATGAAACAAGAAGAAATAGAAACATTAAGAGAGTTAATCAAAGACGTAGACACGGCCATGCTGACTACGGTAACTGAAGAAGGGCTTATTTCTCGGCCTATGAAAACACAAGAAGTAGAGTTTGATGGTGATTTATGGTTTTTCACTAAAAAAGAGACTAATAAGTATGAAGAAATTTTACATGATCATGATGTTAATGTGGCTTATGCAGGTAAGTCCTATGTCTCGGTCCGTGGAAGAGCGGAAATCGTTGAGGATTTAGAGAAGAAAAAGGAATTGTGGAGCCAAACATATGAGAAAATTATGCAAGCTTCTTATGATGATCCTAACGTTGTCTTGATTAAGGTAAAAGCGGTAGCAGCCGAATATTGGGAAACAGGCAATTTCACGAAGAAAATCGCTTTTTTCTATAAGCGCATGACAGGTCAAAGTTCTAGATCGGCTGATATTAATGAAACGATTGAACTGAATAAATAA
- a CDS encoding CBO0543 family protein, whose protein sequence is MKQQFEKNTLRLLLVFGIMMLLNLMRKPPTKDWMLVFLFKGYIASILDKLAVTKGKIVYPINLFKWFDISFIFDYLLFPVVCVYYNQATKTSNIFGIIAKSFLFSVPMSLVEYYFETRTSLIKFKKGWNIYLSFISLTLTFIFSRTYIALVRKADNSRIPKNND, encoded by the coding sequence ATGAAACAACAATTTGAAAAAAACACTCTAAGACTATTATTGGTCTTTGGAATAATGATGTTATTAAATCTAATGAGGAAACCTCCCACAAAAGACTGGATGTTAGTTTTTCTATTTAAAGGTTATATCGCTTCCATTCTTGATAAGTTAGCAGTTACTAAAGGTAAAATTGTTTACCCTATAAATTTATTTAAATGGTTTGACATTAGCTTTATTTTTGACTATTTACTTTTCCCAGTAGTATGTGTTTACTATAACCAAGCTACTAAGACATCGAATATTTTTGGAATAATAGCAAAGTCATTTTTGTTTAGTGTCCCAATGAGCTTAGTCGAATATTATTTTGAGACACGCACAAGCCTAATTAAATTTAAAAAGGGTTGGAATATTTATTTAAGCTTTATATCACTGACTTTGACTTTTATTTTTTCTCGAACATATATTGCACTAGTTAGAAAAGCTGATAATAGTCGTATTCCAAAGAATAACGATTAA
- a CDS encoding aspartyl-phosphate phosphatase Spo0E family protein has product MDIKIINNGSFNIETTTALGQYIEFLRKELINTGQQYGLNSREALEVSQELDKYLSVCQRCCPKGICN; this is encoded by the coding sequence ATGGATATTAAGATAATTAATAATGGTTCATTTAACATAGAAACAACTACTGCACTTGGTCAATACATCGAATTCCTAAGAAAAGAATTAATAAACACGGGACAACAATATGGATTAAATAGTCGAGAAGCACTCGAAGTAAGCCAAGAACTGGACAAGTATCTTTCTGTTTGTCAAAGATGTTGTCCAAAGGGTATATGCAATTAA